From the genome of Treponema peruense:
GAAACCGGAATGCGTACATATATACTTGAGTCCTGTTCCAAAAGGGCAAGTACATTTACCTGCTCTTCTACTGCAGGAGACGTTGTTTTACAAGAGGCCAGGATAAATATCAATGCAGCCAGTAAAAGCGCGCTTCTTTTTCTCATTATGCCTTCTTTACAAGAACCTTCCACTTGGATTCATCTGCATCTACGACTGTACCGCCTGCAATGTCTGAATTCCATTCAATTGAAGACGCAAGTGTCTCGCCTGAAATAAAATCTTTGAACATGTCAAAGGCGTTTTTAAGCGAAGCGTCTCCGCCTACAGTAAGAATAATTCTGTCTGTTACAGAGAAGCCGCTTTCCTTTCTGAGATTCTGTACACCGCGGACAAGGTCACGGGCAAAACCTTCATTTTTGAGGTCATCGGTTATCTTTGTTTCAAGACCAACAGTAAGAGTTCCGTCGTTGACAATCTTGAGATCCTCTTTTTCTATTCTGTCTACAAGAACATTTTCTGAATCAAGAACAACGTCTTCACCGTCAACTTTGATTGTTACAGTCTTGCCGTCAAGAATCTGTTCAATCATTTCTGTAGAAATCTTTACAATCTCTGCAGCGGCGGCTTTCATCTTTGGTCCGAGCTGTTTTCCCAGTACGCGGAAGTTTGCCTTTGCCTTGTATTCAACAAGTTCGTCTTCACGCTCATGGAATACAACTTCCTTAACGTTAAGTTCTTCGACGATTGTGTCCTTCATGTCGGAAAGCACTTTCTTTTCGTCGGCATTTCTTGTAACAAGGGCAACACTTGCAAGCGGCTGGCGGTTCTTTATGTTGAACTGGTTGCGCAGGCTGCGTCCCATTGATACGGCTTTCTGAACTGTCGCCATCTGGAACTCAAGCGTTTCGTCACGGAAGCGGCTGTTGTAAACAGGATAATCCATGAGATGAACGGACTCTTTATCATCTGAAGTTTTGAGATTCTGCCACATTTCTTCTGAAAGGAACGGAATAAACGGAGCTGCAACAAGTGTAAATGTCTTGAGGGCAGAATAAAGTGCTCCGTAAGCTTCGAGTTTGTCACTGTCATTGCCTGACTTCCAGAAACGGCGGCGGTTGCGCCTGATGTACCAGTTGTTGATCTGGTCAATAAACGAAAGCATCGGGTCAATTGCAGAACTGAGGTCGTAGTCATCGAGAGCCGCTGTAACGTCAGAAACCATCTTCTGGGCAACAGAAAGCAGCCAGCGGTCAAGCGGATTTGCAGGAAGTTTCTCGTCAAATTCATGGCCTGTGCATTCAACGCCGTCAATGTTGGCATACTGCACAAAGAAACTGTAGCTGTTCCAGAGAGGAAGAATTATGCTTTTTATAACATCGCGTACACCTTCGTCTGAATAGCGGATTTCATCTGCCTTTACAACTGCTGAATGCATGAGGAAAAGACGGATAGCATCTGCACCGAACTTGCCGATTGCTTCGTTGGGATCGGTAAAGTTGCGCAGGCTCTTTGACATCTTGCGGCCGTCACTGGCAAGAACAATACCGTTAACGATACAGTTCTTAAAGGCGGGCTTATCAAAAAGATTTGATGCAAGAACCGTGAGTGTATAGAACCAGCCGCGTGTCTGGTCAAGTCCTTCGCTTATAAAGTCTGCCGGGAAGTGCTTTTCGAAATATTCTTTGTTTTCGAAAGGATAATGCTGCTGTGCATAAGGCATAGAGCCTGACTCAAACCAGCAGTCAAAAACTTCTGGAATACGGTGCATTGTTCCGCCGCACTTTTTGCAGGGAATAGTTACTTTGTCTGCAAACTGCTTGTGAAGGTCGTCCAGATAGACACCGCTCAAATCCTTGAGTTCCTGTCTTGAACCTACACACAAAGTGTCACCGCAGTCAGAACACTTCCAAATTGGAATAGGGTTTCCCCAGTAGCGGTTGCGGCTTATTGCCCAGTCACGTGCGCCGGCAAGCCATTTACCAAAACGACCTTCCTTTATATGGGCCGGCTGCCACTTGATCTGTGAATTGGCGCGCAGAAGACGCTCGTGCTCATCTGCAACCTTAACGAACCAGGATCCGATTCCGCGGTAGATAAGAGGGGAACCGCATCTCCAGCAGTGCGGGTACTGGTGAAGTACAGTGTCACGCTTTACGAGTTTGCCCTCTTTCTTGAGGCGGTCCATTATTTCTTTATCGCAGTCCTTTACAAAACGGCCGACATAGTCAGACACTTCTTTTGTAAACTTGCATTCTGCGTCCATGGGTTCAACTGCAGGAACACCGCTTCCTTTGAATACCTTGCTGTCATCTTCACCAAAGGCCGGTGCTATGTGAACAATACCGGTTCCGTCTTCTGTAGAAACATAAGCGGCATTGAACATTCTGAATGCACCCTTTTCGCACTTCTGTCCTGAAATTTTTGTACATTCTGCAGGGTCTGAAAGATTTGCAAAGTAAGGGAAAAGCGGCTCGTAGCAGATTCCCACAAAGTCACATCCCTTGCGGCGGTAGATAACTGTATAGGAATCTTCGCTCTTATAATAGGAAGAAAGTCTTGATTCCGCGAGAATATAGAAATCACCGCTGTCTTTGTCCTGGATTTTTACATAATCGATATCAGGACCCATACAAAGACCAAGGTTTGACGGAAGAGTCCACGGTGTTGTAGTCCATGCCAAGAAGTAACAGTTACCTGCGGCAAGCGATTTGTCTTCAAAAGTGTCAGGAACCGAAGTGATTTTAAATCTTATTGTAATGGCCGGATCCTGCTTTTCTTTGTATCCCTGTGCAAGTTCGTGAGTGGAAAGAACAGTGGCACATCTGGGGCAGTACGGAAGAATATACTTTCCTTCGTAAATCATTCCCTTGTCCCACAAAGATTTGGCTACCCACCAGATTGATTCCATAAAGTCGGGGTTCATTGTCTTGTAGTCATTGTCAAAGTCTACCCAGCGGCCCATGCGTGTTATTGTCTTGCGCCATTCCGAAGTGTATTTCAAAACTGAAGCGCGGCATTTGTCGTTGAAATTTGCAACTCCATAAGCTTCAATTTCGTGCTTGGAGTTAATGCCCAGTTCCTTTTCTATAAGGTTTTCTACCGGAAGACCGTGGCAGTCCCAGCCGAAACGGCGCGAAACGTACTTACCCTTCATTGTCTGGTAGCGCGGAATTATGTCTTTAATTGTAGACGGAATAAAATGTCCGAAGTGCGGGAGGCCTGTAGCAAAAGGAGGACCATCATAAAATACGAATTCGTCAGCTCCTTCACGCTGGGAAAGTGACTTTTTGAAAACATCATTTTTTTCCCAAAACTTTAAAACTTCCTCTTCCTGACGGGGAAAATCTGCCTTTGGATCTACGCTCTTATACATAAAATTATTCCTTATTACAGTGATTAATCGCAAAATTATAGCACAACTAAATAAAATAATCTATAGAAGATGTTTTTTGAATTTTTATAATAAAATATTTGCTATTTATAAAACATTTTATTATATTAATTATAATGAAACATATTTTGATACTTTTAGCAATACCCTTTCTTTGGATTCAGAGTGTTTTTGCGCAGAATCTCAAAGGAATTGAATTCCGCGAGCAGAAAATTACTGACATTCTGACAGTTCTTGCCGAAGAAACAGGAATTTCTGTAATCACGGACGACACTGTAGACGGAACAGCCTCATTTTTCTTTTCAAAAACAAGTGCGGCTGATGCTTTGCAGAATTTTCTTGGTGCAAACGGGCTTTATTCTACAGAAAGCGGCGGTGTTCTGAAGATTTCGCGTATAAAGTGCGAGGCAGGCACCATAAGTGGCACTTTTTCACTCAGCGCTGATGATGTTCCGCCTGAAAAAATTCTTAAAGCGCTTGCAAAAAAGGCTAAGGTTACGATACTGACAGATACACTTCCTGGAACAAAAATTTCTATTGATGCAAAAAACATGAGTGTTGAACAACTGATTGATGTTTGCATAAAAAAATTTGATGATTACACCGCAGTTAATGAAGAAAACTGTCATTATGTAAAAAAAATTACGACAGCCGACAAAAAGACTGCGGTTTTGGAAAAGAAAAAGCAGCCCTGCATAAAACGCGACGGTGAACTTTACTGCGCAGATACGGAATATGCCCTTCTTTCGGAAATTCTTAAGGAACTGATGGACTGTGCACAGAAAGAATATTCGTGTTTTTTTTCGGAAGATGCGCAGATTACAAACCTGCACTTTGCAGACAAAGATTTTGAAACAATGCTTTCACTTATTCTGGAACGCGCAAAAGCAGACTTTGCTGTTTCTGACGGAATTTACTATATAATTGATTCTTCGCGAAAAGGAATAAGAACCAGGGTTCAGTCAGCACAGATATTTACGCCGGTGTGGATTTCTGCGCAGGATATTCCGTCCTTTATCAGATCTGATTCTGACGGGGCCGGAATCATTGTCTCGAAGACGGGGAATTCTGTTCTGCTTACGGGAACGAAGAGCGAAATTGAATGTACAAAACGGTTTATAGAAAGCGTGGACAAACCGTCTGAAAACATGTATTTTGAGCGACTTGAACTAAAGCACCTTAAGGCAAGGGACGCGGTTGCGCTTATTCCGCAGAAATTCCTTGTAACACAACCTGTGAATATTCCCGGAACAAATGCACTTCTTCTTTCGGGTAGCCGCGAAAGCATAAAAAGAACTGCCGATTTTTTAAAGACAGCGGATGTTGCACTCACAAGTGAAGCAGTCACGCTCAAGTACATTCAGTCTGCGGAACTTTTGGAAAACCTGCCGCCTTCTGTGCAAAAAGAGGATATAAGGGATTCAGGTTTTCCGAACACGGTATTTTTTACAGGAAGCCTGGAAAGCCGTGAGATTTTTCTGAAGGAACTGGAACACATTGACCGCCCCAAACCGCAGATTCGCTACCAGATTCTTGTTGTTCAGTACAGTAAAAACAAGTCGGGCTCTTACAGACCTGATATGTCGGTTTCATACGAAAAGCCTCAACAGAATTCTGTCCAAAGTACAGCAGAAAGCTTTATCTTTGCGGGCGATTTATCAAATATCATGGCGCTGAGTTTTGATGTAATTTCAAAGTTCGGCTACCAGTTTGCGGCTTCACTGAATGCACAGATTGGCAACAGCACTGCAAATATTTTTACAGACACGACACTCACGGGCATTTCGGGACAGGAAGTAAGGTTTCAGAATACCGACACTTACCGCTACATGGAATACGAATACGACAAATCTACTGAAACTGCAACGGCCGGAACAACGCAGCATATTACTTCGGGACTGATAGTAGGGCTTAACGGCTGGGTTTCGGGCGACAACATGATTACCATAAATGTAAATGCAACTGTTTCAAAGCAGAATACTGACTCGTCTTCAGGAAGTTCTTCGCTCACAGCCCTTCCTTCGACTTCTGAACGGGTTGTAAACACACAGGTGCGCACGCCTTCCGGGGAGCCGGTCATAATAAGCGGCCTGATAAAAGACGATACGGTAAAAACAGAAAACAAAACTTCCCTGCTTTCGGCTGTTCCGCTTTTGGGAAAACTGTTTACGCAAAAGGCAGAATCCAGGGAAAAAACCGAAATTGTAATCTACATTGTTCCGCATCTTATACACGATTACAAAGACACTTGTGTTGAAGAAAGGATAAAGCGTTACTACAAAAATGCGGCGGAAAAAATCCATGCTTGAAAAATACACAAATATTCCGTCTGGAAGCGAACAGTACTCGCCGGAATTTATAGAAGAAAACGGTGTACTTCTGCTTGAAAAAAAAGATAAATATACACGAATAGCTGTTTCTGAAAAAACAACGGAAAAAATCAGAAATACACTGCTTTTATTCCACCGGGGAAAAACATATTTTGTCTTTGTACAGTCAGAAGAAATTTCTTCATGGCTGGCACGTGAACTGGGCAAGGAAAGAGACAAACCTTTGTTGAAGGAAAGCGGAAAAAATGCAACTCTTATAGACAAAGTGGCAAACGATGCACCGGCAGTAAACTTTGTAAATGCTGTATGCATGGACGGAATACGCGGTGGGGCCTCTGACATTCACATAGAATCGGGAATAGAATACGCGAGGGTTCGTTACAGGATAGACGGTGTTTTGAAAACAGTTGCGGAAATAGAAAGCGGGCGTTTTGAAAGTATAAGTTCCAGAATAAAAATTATGGCGAACCTTAATATACTTGAAAAAAGACAGCCCCAGGATGGACGCATTACCGTAGCACTCGGCAATGAAAAAGCAGACCTAAGGGTTTCAATAATTCCTGTTTCCTGCGGAGAATCAATTGTTCTGCGTATTTTGGGAAAATCATCGTCACTTCTGAAACTGAATGATCTTGGATTTTCAAAAGAACAGCTTTGCGACATTTATTCGATGATGAAAATTCCGCACGGTCTTATTCTTGTAACAGGACCTACAGGAAGCGGAAAAACCACAACCCTTAA
Proteins encoded in this window:
- a CDS encoding GspE/PulE family protein: MLEKYTNIPSGSEQYSPEFIEENGVLLLEKKDKYTRIAVSEKTTEKIRNTLLLFHRGKTYFVFVQSEEISSWLARELGKERDKPLLKESGKNATLIDKVANDAPAVNFVNAVCMDGIRGGASDIHIESGIEYARVRYRIDGVLKTVAEIESGRFESISSRIKIMANLNILEKRQPQDGRITVALGNEKADLRVSIIPVSCGESIVLRILGKSSSLLKLNDLGFSKEQLCDIYSMMKIPHGLILVTGPTGSGKTTTLNAMMREMSDEKIKIVSIEDPVEFVVDGVNQIQINEQIGLGFDSILRRVLRQDPNVIMVGEIRDRATAELSVRAALTGHLVLSTIHTNDAAGSITRLRDMGIEPFLIASVLKGTIAQRLVRKYSAEKEKFEGRIIISETFRTDDKLSEIISTDCREKAIRDYLAETGMCFLKDDALKKISLGLTTRAEAEREIIF
- the ileS gene encoding isoleucine--tRNA ligase, translating into MYKSVDPKADFPRQEEEVLKFWEKNDVFKKSLSQREGADEFVFYDGPPFATGLPHFGHFIPSTIKDIIPRYQTMKGKYVSRRFGWDCHGLPVENLIEKELGINSKHEIEAYGVANFNDKCRASVLKYTSEWRKTITRMGRWVDFDNDYKTMNPDFMESIWWVAKSLWDKGMIYEGKYILPYCPRCATVLSTHELAQGYKEKQDPAITIRFKITSVPDTFEDKSLAAGNCYFLAWTTTPWTLPSNLGLCMGPDIDYVKIQDKDSGDFYILAESRLSSYYKSEDSYTVIYRRKGCDFVGICYEPLFPYFANLSDPAECTKISGQKCEKGAFRMFNAAYVSTEDGTGIVHIAPAFGEDDSKVFKGSGVPAVEPMDAECKFTKEVSDYVGRFVKDCDKEIMDRLKKEGKLVKRDTVLHQYPHCWRCGSPLIYRGIGSWFVKVADEHERLLRANSQIKWQPAHIKEGRFGKWLAGARDWAISRNRYWGNPIPIWKCSDCGDTLCVGSRQELKDLSGVYLDDLHKQFADKVTIPCKKCGGTMHRIPEVFDCWFESGSMPYAQQHYPFENKEYFEKHFPADFISEGLDQTRGWFYTLTVLASNLFDKPAFKNCIVNGIVLASDGRKMSKSLRNFTDPNEAIGKFGADAIRLFLMHSAVVKADEIRYSDEGVRDVIKSIILPLWNSYSFFVQYANIDGVECTGHEFDEKLPANPLDRWLLSVAQKMVSDVTAALDDYDLSSAIDPMLSFIDQINNWYIRRNRRRFWKSGNDSDKLEAYGALYSALKTFTLVAAPFIPFLSEEMWQNLKTSDDKESVHLMDYPVYNSRFRDETLEFQMATVQKAVSMGRSLRNQFNIKNRQPLASVALVTRNADEKKVLSDMKDTIVEELNVKEVVFHEREDELVEYKAKANFRVLGKQLGPKMKAAAAEIVKISTEMIEQILDGKTVTIKVDGEDVVLDSENVLVDRIEKEDLKIVNDGTLTVGLETKITDDLKNEGFARDLVRGVQNLRKESGFSVTDRIILTVGGDASLKNAFDMFKDFISGETLASSIEWNSDIAGGTVVDADESKWKVLVKKA